A genomic stretch from Microplitis mediator isolate UGA2020A chromosome 10, iyMicMedi2.1, whole genome shotgun sequence includes:
- the LOC130676133 gene encoding potassium/sodium hyperpolarization-activated cyclic nucleotide-gated channel 2-like yields MTFIYALSFIIIPFMTSFIVFDFEVIRLDRISFIFYLFFWIDISLNFITGVYCRDKKIIILDQRNIIQKYIRGYFFIDVITSLPYDHITYHWRQLPGPKTSYLTVILNILPIFKFIRYLTFDNYVSQLFEYFQIADFNCRIIKILLISAYLIYWFTCLCYLVPVLVMHFDQVSVYDCECWLINIINDDIPTRFKSSFFIILQNFMTTGIRAIEPEFTIHTIICTLLMILGRFFWIYVIIMFLQIYNDKNTSQSGYQDTMSQILAYTRQKQMPHYMRKRIESYYSYRFKNSYFREKKILSNLSEILREEITIYSCRRLIENSILFRNLPKDIITSIVSKLKFEIHLPNDLIFKAGNYGDCMFFLSSGTVALFTPTGKEICHLSEASYFGEVALLVQDQRRIASVIAIEVCEVYRLDRRDFRRYVAVHPELFEQIERVAMTRMEKAILIEEQNKRNPFKRNHRSN; encoded by the exons ATGACATTTATTTATGCGCtctcatttattataattccattTATGACAAGTTTCATAGTATTCGATTTTGAAGTAATTAGACTTGATagaattagttttattttttatttatttttttggattgACATTTCATTGAATTTCATTACTGGAGTTTATTgcagagataaaaaaataataatactcgatcaaagaaatattattca AAAATATATCCGTgggtatttttttatcgatgtaATAACGTCTTTGCCTTATGATCATATTACTTATCACTGGAGACAACTTCCAGGGCCAAAAACTTCATATTTaactgttattttaaatattttaccaatatttaaattcataagaTATTTAACTTTCGACAATTATGTTTCGCAATTGTTTGAa TATTTTCAGATAGCGGATTTCAATTGccgtataattaaaattttattgatatcaGCATACTTAATTTATTGGTTCACATGTTTATGTTACCTCGTACCAGTACTTGTAATGCATTTTGATCAAGTTTCCGTTTAC GATTGTGAGTGCtggttaattaatattatcaatGATGATATTCCCACACGTTtcaaaagttcattttttataatccttcaaaattttatgactaCCGGAATTCGTGCCATTGAACCTGAATTTACTATTCATACAATTATTTGTACTTTGTTAATGATTTTGGGaagatttttttggatttatgttatta taatgtttcttcaaatttataatgataaaaatacatCACAATCTGGTTATCAAGATACAATGAGCCAAATATTAGCATATACAAGACAAAAACAGATGCCACATTATATGAGAAAACGTATTGAGTCATATTATTCCTATCGAttcaaaaatagttattttagagaaaaaaaaattttatcaaatttatctg aaattttacgtgaagaaataacaatttattcatGCCGTCGCttaatagaaaattcaattctctttCGTAATTTACCAAAAGACATTATCACTTCAAtagtatcaaaattaaaatttgaaattcacttacctaatgatttaatttttaaagctgGTAATTATGGTGattgtatgttttttttaagctcTGGAACAGTTGCACTATTCACTCCCACTGGAAAAGAG aTTTGTCATTTAAGTGAAGCTTCTTATTTTGGAGAAGTTGCATTACTGGTACAAGATCAACGAAGAATAGCAAGTGTAATTGCTATTGAAGTTTGTGAAGTTTACAGACTTGATCGTCGTGATTTTCGTAGATATGTTGCAGTCCATCCTGAATTATTTGAACAAATTGAACGTGTTGCTATGACAAGAATGGAAAAAGCAATACTTATTGaagaacaaaataaaagaaatcctTTTAAACGTAACCATCGTTctaattag